TTACGGTTCAGTTACATTGTTATTAAGATTTAAGGGATGATATAAAACAAAATAGGGTAAATCACATCGTGAAATACCCCTACACAAGAAAATTCCGTTCTCCGGTTTATCTCTTCCGGTTATCTTTTCTGCTTATGTTTTTTCTTTTTCTTCCCTTCGAAAGATTCAAAGAATTGCTTCTTCTCCTTTTGTGGTCTGTTTTCATCCCGAGAGACTTCAACAACCAGTCTCCTGTCTTCGATATACATCCCCTTGAAGGCTTTTACCACTTTCGGGGCAAGTTCTTCCGGTATTTCGAAAAAGGAGAAATTCTTCATCAGGTCGATCCTGCCTACCGGCACTTTACCTTTTACATGTTCATTGATAAAACCCATCAGTGTAGCAGGATTCACTCCATCCATTTTCCCTATATTGATAAACAGGCGTGCATACCCTTTCTCAGGCTGGACTACTCCGTTGTGCTGGCGTCTGCCCCCTCTCTCCGAACGTGCATCCTCTCTCCTGCCCTTCGATGATCTCTCTTCCGGTTCATAGATCTCCTCCGCCTGACGGTAATATTCAATCAGACGATTGAATTCAAGCGATACCACCCGTTTGATGATATCCTCTTTTTCAAGCCACTCCAATTTACGGAAAATAGAGGGTAACAACCGGTCGATCTCCTCTTCGTTGACCTTTACTTTCTCAATCTTATCCACAAAATTGAACAATTGCTTTTCACAGATAAGATCTCCTTTGGGGATAGTCCGTTTTTCAAATTGTTTATTGATCAGTTTTTCGATCTGCGCGATCTTTCCTTTTTCTTTTATATGGATAATGGAAATAGAGGTTCCCGTCTTCCCGGCACGACCGGTTCTGCCGCTACGGTGAGTATATACTTCATAATCGTCGGGTAACCCGAAGTTAATGATATGGGTTACATCATCCACATCCAATCCCCGTGCAGCCACATCGGTAGCAACCAGTATCTGAAGATTATGGTTCCTGTACTTAGTCATCACATAGTCGCGCTGTACCTGCGACAGGTCGCCATGCAATGAATCGGCATCATATCCGTCCTGCATGAGTTTGTCGGCAATCTCCTGGGTCTCTTTTCTGGTGCGGCAAAAAACAATTCCGTATATATTGGGATAATAATC
This window of the Proteiniphilum saccharofermentans genome carries:
- a CDS encoding DEAD/DEAH box helicase, with product MSTFEELGVIPEIRQAITELGFENPMPVQAEVIPQLLSHKRDIIALAQTGTGKTAAFGIPVIQKTDLSLLSPQTVILCPTRELCLQIAGDLTDFSTYVEDLKILPVYGGSSIESQIRTLKRGVHIIVATPGRLIDLINRKTVSLKHVHTIVLDEADEMLNMGFSESIDEILSSVPESRSMLLFSATMPKEIEKITRKYMSDPVEITIGRKNEGAQNVRHLYYMVHAKDKYLALKRIVDYYPNIYGIVFCRTRKETQEIADKLMQDGYDADSLHGDLSQVQRDYVMTKYRNHNLQILVATDVAARGLDVDDVTHIINFGLPDDYEVYTHRSGRTGRAGKTGTSISIIHIKEKGKIAQIEKLINKQFEKRTIPKGDLICEKQLFNFVDKIEKVKVNEEEIDRLLPSIFRKLEWLEKEDIIKRVVSLEFNRLIEYYRQAEEIYEPEERSSKGRREDARSERGGRRQHNGVVQPEKGYARLFINIGKMDGVNPATLMGFINEHVKGKVPVGRIDLMKNFSFFEIPEELAPKVVKAFKGMYIEDRRLVVEVSRDENRPQKEKKQFFESFEGKKKKKHKQKR